From Desulforhopalus sp., one genomic window encodes:
- a CDS encoding phosphopantetheine-binding protein produces MTREEKVKALIVKVSMGRIKEDMITLDADLRKDLGLDSLAMVELLVLIEDAFGFKADKNDATAAGTLRMTLTFLDKYLKA; encoded by the coding sequence ATGACGAGGGAAGAAAAAGTAAAGGCATTGATCGTGAAGGTGAGCATGGGCAGGATCAAGGAGGACATGATCACCTTGGACGCAGATCTGCGCAAGGACTTGGGTCTGGACTCCCTGGCCATGGTGGAACTGTTGGTGCTTATCGAGGACGCATTCGGCTTCAAGGCCGACAAGAATGATGCTACGGCGGCCGGGACCCTCCGTATGACTCTGACCTTCCTCGATAAATACCTTAAGGCCTAG
- a CDS encoding SDR family NAD(P)-dependent oxidoreductase, whose amino-acid sequence MQEFQGKVAVITGAASGIGRGIAEKCGNEGMKVVLADINEDALTKAEAELSALGGTVIAVKTDVSKRCDVELLADRAITAFGQVHLLFNNAGVTAGGVPWEATWNDWEWVIGVNLWSVIHGIKVFTPLMLAQNTESHIINTSSLAGLIVGSGSAPYAATKHAVVALSESLCLSLQEQNSLVKVSVLCPGLVRTNIVDAERNRPEDLCDEPVMRTPEMLARQAAFKAAIEASMSPRQVADIVFDAIRAEQFYILPHPEYAEVIQLRTDKLLRLENPVSPYAAIARLMKPINT is encoded by the coding sequence ATGCAAGAATTTCAAGGCAAGGTTGCGGTGATTACCGGCGCAGCGAGCGGCATAGGGCGTGGGATTGCGGAGAAATGTGGCAATGAGGGAATGAAAGTAGTCCTCGCCGACATTAACGAAGATGCTCTCACCAAGGCAGAAGCTGAACTGAGCGCCTTGGGCGGAACGGTGATTGCTGTGAAGACAGATGTTTCGAAAAGGTGTGACGTTGAACTGCTTGCTGACCGGGCGATTACTGCATTTGGCCAGGTGCATTTGCTCTTCAATAACGCCGGCGTTACTGCGGGAGGTGTGCCATGGGAGGCCACCTGGAATGATTGGGAATGGGTGATCGGCGTAAACCTATGGAGTGTAATTCATGGGATCAAGGTGTTTACGCCGCTGATGCTTGCACAGAATACCGAAAGTCACATCATCAATACCTCATCTTTGGCCGGGCTCATTGTCGGTTCGGGTTCCGCTCCGTATGCAGCGACGAAGCATGCAGTGGTAGCCCTCTCTGAGAGCCTGTGCCTGTCGCTCCAAGAACAAAACTCGCTGGTCAAAGTCTCGGTTCTCTGTCCAGGGCTGGTTAGGACAAATATCGTCGACGCGGAGCGGAACAGGCCTGAGGATTTGTGTGATGAACCGGTAATGAGGACCCCTGAAATGCTGGCTCGCCAGGCCGCATTCAAGGCTGCAATCGAGGCAAGCATGTCACCTCGCCAAGTCGCGGATATCGTGTTCGATGCAATCAGGGCAGAGCAGTTCTATATTCTTCCCCACCCCGAATATGCCGAAGTCATCCAACTCAGAACGGATAAACTGCTCCGCCTGGAGAATCCGGTAAGTCCTTATGCGGCGATTGCGAGACTTATGAAACCTATCAACACATAA
- a CDS encoding CAP domain-containing protein, translating to MSQHYPIIEDALAGFSSLRGFILILRGLVLIVCLFIPWVTCAATLEPISAEQVLAEINLARTNPVKYAEFLRELRRQFQGDSYYIPGYSVAIRTIEGPAAVDEAIDFLTRQKPLPPLIWSAKLAAVAAELAQEQSKSGAVGHEGGSSGGLLKRIKRSGIREKRIGENVAYGAITPRGIVIDLLIDDGVPGRGHRKNQFDRNFAKAGVSCGIHPRYQTMCVIDFAGAFKE from the coding sequence ATGTCTCAGCACTATCCAATTATCGAAGATGCCTTGGCTGGGTTCTCTTCGCTCCGCGGTTTTATCTTGATACTTCGGGGTCTTGTCTTAATCGTATGCCTGTTTATTCCCTGGGTTACATGTGCTGCAACCCTCGAGCCGATCTCCGCCGAGCAGGTCCTGGCGGAGATCAATCTGGCCCGCACCAACCCCGTCAAATATGCCGAATTTCTCCGCGAACTTCGCCGGCAGTTCCAGGGGGATTCCTATTATATTCCAGGATACAGCGTAGCCATCCGAACCATCGAGGGGCCTGCTGCGGTTGATGAGGCGATCGATTTTCTCACCCGTCAAAAGCCACTTCCACCGCTTATATGGTCAGCAAAACTTGCAGCTGTCGCGGCAGAGCTGGCCCAAGAGCAGAGTAAATCCGGCGCTGTCGGCCATGAGGGCGGGAGTAGCGGCGGACTTTTAAAGAGAATCAAACGAAGCGGAATCAGAGAAAAAAGGATTGGTGAAAACGTCGCCTATGGGGCTATCACTCCACGGGGAATAGTCATTGATCTGCTTATCGACGATGGGGTGCCGGGTCGTGGGCACCGGAAAAACCAGTTCGATCGGAATTTTGCCAAGGCCGGAGTTTCCTGTGGTATTCATCCCCGCTACCAGACCATGTGTGTTATCGATTTTGCGGGAGCGTTCAAGGAATGA
- a CDS encoding cyclic beta 1-2 glucan synthetase, translating into MRFTVPEFLTSLLPVFGFHWGKSHTNVGNVEEPPLRSELFNSDQMKQYGKTLANAHELSRRRLPDQLLSRLADNEVVLIGVCNLLTEAITANRLIAPAGEWLLDNFYLIEEQIRTAKRHLPKGYSRELPRLQNGPSAGLPRVYDIALETISHSDGRVDPESLVNFVAAYQTVTPLKLGELWAIPIMLRLALIENLRRITVRVAIDRTNRNSADYWADQMIDIVAKDPNNLILVISDMARSSPPMVSSFVAELTRKLQGQGPALALPLTWMEQRLSESSLTIEQMVRLETQQQAADQLSVSNSIGSLRFLGTMDWRTFVESMSVVEQILAEDPADVYDRMDFITRDCYRHVVERIARNCSGSEGAVARQAIILAEKAAVEWGSDDRSAHVGFYLIDEGLGKLERLASVQVSMARMLARGVRRLPLLVYGGAIVVLTLVFAGGMAAKAYTDGLQSWHLVVLGVLFLLAASQLAQALISWLTTLFAEPRPLPRMDFSKGIPAELRTLVVVPTMLASTSGIDSLIEALEVRFLANRDTHLHFALLTDYCDADTASLAEDEPLLQLARRKIEGLNEKYRIVEGDIFFLFHRPRCFNPADKKWMGYERKRGKLADLNGLLRSTPMDRFQLVVGDTAVLTGVKYVITLDTDTLLARDSARQFVGAMAHPLNRPLYDEKKQRVVAGYGILQPRVAVSLSGISLSPYARLYGSDSGIDPYTRAVSDVYQDLFGEGSFIGKGIYEVDAFERALSGRFPDNLILSHDLLEGCYARAGLLSDVQLYEEYPSRYSADVNRRCRWIRGDWQIVRWLLPGVPGPGGQRLKNPLSLLSRWKIFDNLRRSLTAAALTLLLVLGWTVLPSPWFWTLAVVGVILIPSLLASLLSVLQKPTDVTLQQHLFTTLQSAGEHCLTAVFTIVCLPYEAYFSLDAVLRTIWRMTISHRGLLEWNPSGDADRRDDGSLAAAWQAMWIAPIVALAVAIGLVLTRPFSLLMAGPILVFWFVSPVVTWWLSKAAVHRPERLTVDQNHFLHQLSRKTWAFFETFLGPEDHWLPPDNFQEHPVGVIAHRTSPTNMGLALLANVSANDFGYISAGRLIERTANTLETMDGLERYHGHFYNWYDTLSLAPLLPLYVSAVDSGNLAGHLLVLRAALLGLADEPIVGRRLFHGLGVTLQVFTDLARDTVHAKVATELQEIIGKALATPPATLTDVQEYLRQLADCEARMVGQIEATDDQPGSQLHWWAAAFSRQCDDALAELTLLAPWLASITEPYFKDDLAALNDIPTLRQVLTIADRFLPVLAHRQSVEISSDEELWLGNLQTLITTASGNAASRMHGIERLSRLSNKLAQMEYGFLFDTASRLLVIGYNVGERRQDASFYDLLASEARFAAFVAIAQGQLPQESWFALGRLLTTTGGEPILLSWSGSMFEYLMPLLVMPTFDNTLLYQTCKAAVASQIDYGKKRGVPWGVSESGYNAIDVHQNYQYRAFGVPGLGLKRGLAEDLVIAPYATALALMVAPEKACVNLQRLAADGFAGKYGFYEAIDYTQSRLPPGHSKVVVRSYMAHHQGMSFLALAYLLLDRPMQRRFTAEPLFQATMLLLQERIPKATAFFAHTTELSEQQLAVSTQETPIRVLTDPNTPYPEVQLLSNGRYHVMITAAGGGYSRWNELAITRWREDSTCDNWGTFCYVRDVTSDRFWSTTYQPVRQSSKHFEAVFSEGRAEFRCRHDDLDAYTEVVVSSEDDIELRRITLTNRTRRKRFVEVTSYAEVVLAPAIADTLHPAFSNLFVQTEIVNDQRAILCTRRPRSENEQSPWMLHQMALHGGKTGEVSYETDRLQFIGRGNTVANPRAMQPSVDSPGALSGSQGSVLDPIVAIRYRMSLEPGESVTIHMVTGIAATRDAAVSLVEKYQDRHLADRVFDLAWTHGQVLLRQINATEADAQLYGRLASNVIYANPALRADASILKKNSRGQSGLWGYAISGDVPIVLLQIADMANIDLVRQLVQAHAYWRLKGLAVDLVIWNEDHAGYRQLLHDQIVGLIAAGIEANVTDRPGGIFVRPADQIAEEDRILFQAVARVIVSDSQGTLADQINGRSFAGVAIPQLVPSRTLRPEPLAIAPQPRPDLLFFNGLGGFTPDGREYVVTTAKGQKTPAPWVNVLANPVFGTVVSESGSSYTWTENAHEFRLTPWANDPVSDGSGEAFYLRDEERGHFWSPTPLPAGGTTPYVTRHGFGYSVFEHTERGIRTELWVYVALDAAIKFAVLKVINESGRSRKLSATGFVEWVLGDLRSKSLMHVITAIDAKSGALLARNSYNTEFNGRTAFFDVDERSCSVTGDRTEFIGRNGSLARPAAMTRTRLSGRVGAGFDPCAAIRVNFDLAVEQEREIIFKLGVGRDRDDAESLVGRFRGATAARSALDAVWQHWSHTLGAVNVQTPDSALNVLANGWLLYQTLACRLWARSATYQSGGAFGFRDQLQDVMALIYARPHLVREHLLLAASRQFEEGDVQHWWHPPFGRGVRTHCSDDYLWLPLATCRYVTATGDRGVLDEPLYFLQGRPVNPDEDSYYDLPIRSEEVASLYDHCVRAILNGLTFGVHGLPLIGSCDWNDGMNLVGEHGRGESVWLGFFLYEVLLRFAEVAAERGDTVFVERCQTEAATLRRNIEKHGWDGEWYRRAYFDDGTPLGSSESPECRIDSIAQSWSVLSGAGDPQRSQIAMEAVDAHLVRREHGLIQLLDPPFDKSALNPGYIKGYVPGVRENGGQYTHAAIWTAMAFAHQGDNRRAWELFSMINPVNHSRTAAEAAVYKVEPYVVAADVYAVAPHTGCGGWTWYTGSAAWMYRLIVESLLGLRLEVDTLHFTPCLPDDWQGFTMHYRYRDTVYHINILKKDESMQDARVSVDGIVQREKTIRLVDDHKEHQVEVRLAGNGQ; encoded by the coding sequence ATGAGGTTCACCGTTCCGGAATTTCTCACATCGTTGCTGCCTGTATTTGGATTTCATTGGGGGAAAAGCCATACCAATGTGGGCAATGTAGAGGAACCCCCCTTACGTTCGGAGCTTTTCAACAGCGACCAGATGAAGCAGTACGGCAAGACCCTGGCCAATGCCCATGAGCTGAGCCGGCGCCGTCTGCCTGACCAGCTTCTTTCCCGATTGGCTGATAATGAGGTCGTGCTGATCGGTGTTTGCAACCTGCTGACCGAGGCGATCACCGCCAACCGCCTGATTGCCCCGGCCGGAGAATGGCTGCTTGACAACTTTTACCTGATCGAAGAGCAGATCCGCACCGCTAAGCGCCACCTGCCAAAAGGCTATAGCCGTGAGCTGCCGCGCCTGCAGAATGGACCGTCGGCCGGTCTGCCTCGGGTCTATGACATTGCCCTGGAAACCATCTCGCACAGCGATGGCCGGGTGGACCCGGAAAGCCTCGTCAATTTTGTTGCCGCTTACCAAACGGTTACCCCTCTGAAACTGGGCGAACTTTGGGCCATTCCCATCATGCTGCGCCTGGCCTTGATTGAAAATCTCCGGAGGATCACCGTCCGCGTCGCCATCGACAGAACCAATCGCAACTCCGCCGACTATTGGGCGGATCAGATGATTGATATCGTCGCCAAGGATCCAAATAACCTGATTCTGGTGATTTCCGACATGGCCCGGTCAAGCCCACCGATGGTCAGTTCTTTTGTTGCTGAGCTGACCCGCAAGTTGCAAGGACAGGGGCCGGCCTTGGCCCTGCCGCTAACCTGGATGGAGCAGCGACTCTCCGAGTCCAGTCTGACCATAGAACAGATGGTCCGCCTGGAGACCCAGCAGCAGGCCGCCGATCAGTTGTCGGTAAGCAACAGTATCGGCAGTTTGAGGTTTCTCGGCACCATGGACTGGCGCACCTTCGTCGAGTCGATGAGTGTTGTTGAGCAGATTCTTGCTGAAGATCCTGCCGATGTCTACGACCGGATGGACTTCATCACCCGTGACTGCTACCGGCATGTGGTTGAAAGAATTGCCAGGAATTGTTCCGGCTCCGAGGGCGCAGTAGCTCGGCAGGCGATCATATTGGCGGAAAAGGCGGCTGTTGAATGGGGTAGCGACGACCGGTCAGCCCATGTCGGTTTCTATCTGATCGACGAGGGCTTGGGCAAGCTGGAACGCCTCGCCAGTGTGCAGGTTTCCATGGCCCGGATGCTTGCCAGGGGCGTTCGCCGCCTGCCACTTCTGGTATATGGTGGGGCCATTGTCGTGCTGACGCTGGTCTTTGCCGGAGGTATGGCAGCCAAGGCGTATACTGATGGTCTGCAGTCCTGGCACCTCGTTGTGCTTGGTGTGCTTTTTCTTCTTGCCGCCAGTCAACTGGCGCAGGCCTTGATAAGCTGGCTGACTACTCTTTTTGCTGAACCCCGGCCCCTGCCGCGTATGGATTTTTCCAAAGGAATTCCCGCCGAACTCCGCACCCTGGTGGTGGTTCCGACGATGCTTGCCAGCACAAGCGGTATCGATAGCCTGATTGAAGCCCTGGAAGTCCGTTTTCTTGCCAATCGGGATACCCATCTCCACTTCGCCCTGCTCACCGATTATTGTGACGCCGATACGGCAAGCCTTGCTGAAGACGAACCATTACTCCAACTTGCCCGCCGGAAAATTGAGGGTCTCAACGAAAAATACCGGATTGTCGAAGGTGATATCTTTTTCCTCTTCCACCGCCCGCGCTGTTTCAATCCGGCCGACAAAAAATGGATGGGCTACGAGCGCAAACGCGGCAAATTGGCCGATCTGAATGGGCTGCTGCGCAGTACCCCAATGGATCGCTTTCAACTCGTCGTAGGCGACACCGCCGTCTTAACCGGGGTAAAGTATGTCATCACCCTTGATACCGACACGCTTTTGGCTCGGGATTCTGCCCGACAATTTGTCGGCGCCATGGCCCATCCGCTCAATCGGCCCCTTTATGATGAAAAGAAACAGCGGGTGGTTGCTGGTTACGGGATTCTCCAGCCGCGGGTGGCGGTCAGTCTTTCCGGCATCAGTCTGTCACCCTATGCCCGGCTCTATGGCAGTGACTCCGGGATCGATCCATATACCCGTGCTGTCTCCGATGTCTATCAGGATCTCTTTGGAGAAGGTTCGTTCATCGGTAAGGGCATCTACGAGGTAGATGCCTTCGAACGGGCACTGTCCGGGCGCTTTCCCGATAATCTCATCCTCAGCCATGATCTTCTCGAAGGCTGCTATGCCAGGGCAGGATTGCTCAGCGATGTCCAGTTATACGAAGAATATCCCTCGCGTTACAGTGCCGATGTCAACCGCCGCTGCCGCTGGATTCGCGGCGATTGGCAGATTGTTCGCTGGTTGTTGCCGGGGGTTCCGGGCCCAGGTGGCCAGCGGCTGAAAAATCCCCTGTCGCTGTTGTCCCGCTGGAAGATCTTCGACAACCTGCGGCGCAGCCTGACGGCGGCGGCCCTGACACTCCTCCTTGTCCTCGGCTGGACTGTCTTGCCCTCGCCGTGGTTTTGGACCTTGGCGGTGGTTGGGGTAATCCTTATCCCGTCGCTGCTGGCCTCGCTGCTCAGCGTCCTGCAAAAACCGACGGATGTGACCCTGCAGCAACATCTTTTCACCACCCTGCAATCGGCTGGAGAGCATTGCCTGACGGCAGTATTCACCATCGTCTGTCTGCCCTATGAGGCCTATTTCAGTCTTGATGCTGTGCTGCGGACGATCTGGCGGATGACCATTTCGCACCGGGGTTTGCTCGAATGGAACCCGTCGGGTGATGCCGATCGCCGAGATGACGGCAGCCTTGCCGCCGCCTGGCAGGCGATGTGGATCGCGCCGATCGTGGCCCTTGCGGTAGCCATCGGCCTCGTTTTGACTCGACCGTTCTCGTTGCTGATGGCCGGCCCGATCCTGGTTTTTTGGTTTGTCTCACCTGTTGTAACCTGGTGGTTGAGCAAGGCGGCTGTCCATCGCCCGGAAAGATTGACAGTTGATCAAAACCATTTCCTCCACCAGCTTTCCCGAAAGACCTGGGCCTTCTTTGAGACCTTTCTCGGTCCGGAAGATCATTGGCTGCCGCCGGATAATTTTCAGGAACATCCTGTTGGCGTCATTGCCCACCGTACCTCGCCGACCAATATGGGCCTGGCCTTGCTGGCCAATGTATCGGCCAATGATTTCGGCTATATCTCCGCCGGAAGACTGATCGAACGCACCGCCAACACCCTGGAAACCATGGACGGTCTGGAGCGGTATCACGGTCATTTTTATAACTGGTATGACACCCTGTCCCTGGCGCCCCTGTTGCCGCTGTATGTTTCGGCGGTGGACAGCGGCAATCTTGCCGGGCATCTCCTGGTTTTGCGGGCGGCCCTTTTGGGACTAGCCGACGAGCCCATTGTCGGCCGACGATTATTTCATGGGCTGGGCGTCACCTTGCAGGTTTTTACCGACCTGGCCCGGGACACCGTCCATGCCAAAGTTGCGACGGAACTTCAGGAAATTATAGGAAAAGCGCTGGCAACCCCACCGGCCACCCTGACGGATGTCCAGGAGTATCTGCGGCAATTGGCAGATTGCGAGGCGCGCATGGTTGGCCAAATCGAAGCAACTGATGATCAGCCCGGCAGTCAGCTGCACTGGTGGGCTGCGGCCTTCAGCCGGCAATGCGATGATGCCCTGGCCGAGTTGACACTTCTTGCTCCGTGGCTTGCGAGTATCACCGAGCCTTATTTCAAAGACGACCTTGCCGCTCTCAATGATATCCCGACACTTCGCCAGGTTCTGACAATTGCCGACAGGTTTCTGCCGGTACTTGCCCATCGCCAAAGCGTGGAAATATCCAGCGACGAAGAGCTGTGGCTGGGGAACCTGCAGACGCTCATCACCACAGCCAGTGGCAATGCCGCAAGCCGGATGCACGGTATCGAGCGATTGTCCCGACTGAGCAATAAACTTGCCCAAATGGAATACGGTTTCCTGTTCGATACCGCAAGCCGTCTCTTGGTCATCGGCTACAATGTCGGCGAGCGCAGGCAGGACGCAAGTTTTTATGATCTCCTGGCATCGGAAGCGAGATTTGCCGCCTTTGTGGCGATTGCCCAGGGGCAACTGCCACAGGAGAGTTGGTTTGCCCTGGGACGGCTGCTTACCACCACCGGTGGAGAGCCTATTCTTCTGTCGTGGAGCGGCTCGATGTTCGAATACCTGATGCCGCTTCTGGTCATGCCGACCTTCGATAACACCTTGCTGTACCAGACCTGCAAGGCAGCGGTTGCCAGTCAGATTGACTACGGCAAGAAACGCGGGGTGCCATGGGGTGTTTCGGAAAGCGGCTATAATGCCATCGATGTCCACCAAAACTACCAATACCGAGCCTTTGGTGTCCCCGGCCTGGGACTGAAACGGGGGCTTGCCGAAGATCTGGTCATCGCTCCCTACGCCACGGCGCTGGCCTTGATGGTCGCCCCCGAGAAGGCCTGTGTCAATCTGCAGCGTTTAGCGGCGGACGGCTTTGCCGGAAAATACGGTTTCTATGAAGCCATCGATTATACCCAGTCACGCCTGCCGCCAGGCCATTCCAAGGTGGTGGTGCGCTCCTATATGGCCCATCACCAGGGCATGAGCTTTCTTGCCTTAGCCTACCTGCTCCTTGATCGGCCGATGCAGAGACGTTTTACCGCCGAACCTCTGTTTCAGGCAACCATGCTGCTGTTGCAGGAACGTATCCCCAAGGCGACCGCCTTCTTTGCCCATACCACCGAGTTGTCCGAGCAGCAACTGGCGGTCAGCACGCAGGAGACTCCGATACGGGTCTTGACCGATCCCAACACGCCCTACCCGGAGGTGCAATTACTCTCCAATGGCCGGTATCATGTGATGATCACCGCCGCCGGTGGCGGCTACAGTCGCTGGAACGAGCTGGCCATCACCCGCTGGCGGGAAGACAGTACCTGCGATAACTGGGGAACCTTCTGCTATGTGCGCGATGTCACCAGCGACAGGTTCTGGTCAACAACCTATCAACCAGTGCGGCAGAGTTCCAAGCATTTTGAGGCGGTCTTTTCCGAGGGCCGGGCGGAATTTCGCTGCCGGCATGACGACCTTGATGCCTACACCGAGGTCGTCGTCTCCTCCGAGGATGATATCGAGCTGCGGCGGATCACCCTCACCAACCGCACCCGTCGTAAGCGTTTTGTCGAGGTAACCAGCTATGCCGAGGTGGTCTTGGCCCCGGCCATCGCCGATACCCTGCATCCGGCCTTCAGCAATCTCTTTGTGCAGACTGAGATAGTTAATGACCAGCGGGCCATCCTTTGTACACGGCGGCCGCGTTCCGAGAACGAGCAGTCGCCGTGGATGCTCCACCAGATGGCCCTGCATGGCGGCAAGACCGGGGAGGTAAGCTACGAAACCGATCGCCTGCAGTTTATCGGCCGCGGCAACACAGTGGCAAACCCGCGGGCCATGCAGCCCTCGGTCGATTCTCCGGGGGCGCTTTCCGGCAGTCAGGGTTCGGTTCTTGATCCGATTGTCGCTATCCGTTATCGGATGAGTCTGGAACCGGGGGAATCGGTGACGATCCATATGGTTACCGGCATTGCCGCCACCCGTGATGCCGCCGTCAGCCTGGTCGAAAAATACCAGGACCGCCACCTTGCTGACCGGGTCTTCGACTTGGCCTGGACCCACGGTCAGGTACTCCTCCGGCAGATTAACGCCACCGAGGCCGATGCCCAACTGTATGGGCGTTTGGCAAGCAATGTGATCTATGCCAATCCCGCTTTGCGCGCCGATGCGAGTATCCTTAAAAAGAACAGTCGCGGCCAATCCGGCCTCTGGGGATATGCCATTTCCGGTGATGTGCCGATTGTTCTGTTGCAGATTGCCGATATGGCCAATATCGATCTGGTGCGGCAACTGGTGCAGGCCCATGCTTACTGGCGCTTGAAGGGTCTGGCGGTGGATCTGGTGATCTGGAACGAGGATCATGCCGGATACCGGCAGCTTCTCCATGATCAAATTGTCGGTCTTATCGCCGCCGGCATTGAGGCGAACGTCACCGACCGACCGGGTGGCATCTTTGTCCGGCCGGCCGATCAGATAGCCGAAGAGGACCGTATTTTGTTCCAGGCGGTGGCCCGGGTTATTGTCAGCGATAGTCAAGGAACCCTTGCCGACCAGATCAATGGCCGCAGTTTCGCGGGTGTTGCCATTCCCCAACTGGTGCCCAGCCGAACCCTCCGGCCTGAACCATTGGCTATTGCTCCCCAGCCGCGACCTGATCTGCTCTTTTTCAACGGACTCGGTGGCTTTACACCGGACGGCAGAGAATATGTCGTTACCACCGCCAAAGGGCAGAAAACGCCGGCCCCCTGGGTGAATGTCCTGGCAAATCCGGTTTTTGGCACAGTGGTTTCGGAAAGCGGCTCTTCCTACACCTGGACCGAAAACGCCCATGAGTTTCGGCTTACACCCTGGGCTAACGATCCAGTCAGCGACGGCAGCGGCGAGGCCTTTTACCTGCGCGATGAGGAGCGGGGCCATTTCTGGTCACCGACACCCTTGCCGGCAGGTGGAACCACGCCCTACGTTACCCGTCATGGTTTCGGCTACAGTGTCTTCGAACATACGGAGCGCGGTATTCGTACTGAGCTGTGGGTGTATGTGGCCCTCGATGCGGCAATCAAGTTTGCGGTCCTGAAAGTCATCAACGAGTCGGGGCGGTCGCGGAAGCTGTCTGCTACCGGCTTTGTCGAATGGGTGCTTGGTGATCTGCGGTCGAAATCGCTGATGCATGTAATTACCGCAATCGATGCCAAGAGCGGCGCGCTCTTGGCCCGCAACTCCTATAATACCGAGTTTAACGGCCGGACGGCCTTCTTTGATGTTGACGAAAGAAGCTGCAGTGTCACCGGCGACCGCACCGAATTCATCGGCCGCAACGGATCGTTGGCAAGGCCTGCGGCAATGACCCGCACCCGCCTTTCCGGCAGAGTTGGCGCAGGCTTTGACCCGTGCGCTGCGATCCGGGTGAACTTTGACCTGGCTGTCGAGCAGGAACGGGAGATTATCTTCAAGCTGGGCGTTGGCCGAGACCGGGACGATGCCGAAAGCCTAGTGGGTCGTTTTCGTGGGGCGACCGCTGCGCGCAGCGCCCTTGATGCGGTCTGGCAACACTGGAGTCATACCCTCGGCGCCGTCAATGTGCAAACGCCCGATTCGGCGCTGAATGTGCTGGCCAACGGCTGGCTGCTCTACCAGACGCTTGCCTGTAGGCTTTGGGCGCGCAGTGCGACCTACCAATCCGGCGGGGCCTTTGGCTTCCGTGATCAGTTGCAGGATGTCATGGCGCTGATCTACGCCCGGCCGCACCTGGTGCGCGAACACCTGCTGCTGGCGGCATCCCGGCAATTCGAAGAAGGGGATGTGCAGCATTGGTGGCATCCGCCCTTTGGCCGGGGGGTGCGAACCCACTGCTCCGACGACTATCTCTGGCTGCCCTTGGCAACCTGCCGCTATGTCACTGCCACTGGCGACAGAGGGGTGTTGGATGAGCCCTTATATTTTCTTCAGGGGCGCCCGGTAAATCCCGACGAGGATTCGTATTACGATCTACCGATCCGTTCCGAAGAAGTGGCGAGTCTCTACGACCACTGCGTGCGCGCCATTCTGAACGGCCTCACCTTTGGCGTCCACGGCCTGCCGCTCATTGGCTCCTGCGATTGGAACGACGGGATGAATCTGGTCGGTGAACATGGCAGGGGTGAAAGTGTCTGGCTGGGCTTCTTCCTCTATGAGGTGCTCCTCCGTTTTGCCGAGGTTGCGGCCGAGCGCGGCGATACCGTCTTCGTCGAAAGATGCCAAACGGAAGCAGCGACACTGCGCCGAAACATTGAAAAGCATGGCTGGGATGGAGAATGGTACCGCCGGGCCTATTTCGATGACGGCACGCCGCTTGGTTCGTCGGAGAGCCCAGAGTGTCGGATCGATTCGATTGCCCAGAGTTGGTCTGTGCTGTCCGGTGCCGGTGATCCCCAGCGGTCGCAGATCGCCATGGAGGCAGTCGATGCCCACCTGGTGCGTCGTGAACACGGGCTGATCCAGCTGCTTGATCCTCCCTTTGACAAGTCGGCGCTTAATCCCGGCTATATCAAGGGGTATGTTCCCGGGGTTCGGGAAAATGGCGGACAATACACCCATGCGGCGATCTGGACGGCCATGGCTTTTGCCCACCAGGGAGACAATCGACGGGCCTGGGAGCTCTTCTCCATGATCAACCCGGTCAATCACAGCAGGACAGCCGCCGAGGCTGCTGTGTACAAAGTTGAACCCTATGTCGTTGCCGCCGATGTCTATGCGGTTGCTCCGCATACCGGATGCGGTGGCTGGACATGGTATACCGGCTCAGCCGCCTGGATGTACCGGCTGATTGTCGAGTCGCTGCTCGGGCTTCGGCTTGAAGTCGATACATTGCATTTCACCCCGTGTCTGCCGGATGATTGGCAGGGGTTTACCATGCACTATCGCTACCGCGATACAGTCTATCATATCAATATTCTAAAAAAAGATGAGAGCATGCAAGATGCCAGGGTGAGCGTCGATGGCATTGTCCAGAGGGAGAAAACCATCCGTCTCGTTGACGATCACAAGGAACACCAAGTAGAGGTGCGGCTCGCCGGTAACGGGCAATAA